One window from the genome of Thermococcus siculi encodes:
- a CDS encoding aminotransferase class V-fold PLP-dependent enzyme — protein MRRSLFPALRKFRAYLNTASMGLMPSTVLHEVNRLITDVLDFEGDVSSVDYMDPTFLEPALREAAELMRVRRENVGLSVQTTEGLRRILISLEPRRGQNVVSLDTEFPTLPALLKSHSKRFGLELRVVENRDGVHPLEDVEKAIDDDTFAVVLSSVNWVTGERMNLKEISRAAHEHGAYLIVDAVQHLGSLRLYPEKEGVDALAAGGEKWLLNPDTGAGIIYVSDELLEEMMPLTGLLNNEPPTGEWGTWWGLPEKDPWGELKPVKGVKKLDFGGGPPYLVAAAFRASLKLINEIGIEDIERHNLKLAERTRDEVMSAGLEVFAEGSAIVTIKTGLEYKKEEEIHRKLADRGIAVSHRGVLGHYGIRVSPHLYNTMDDVESFLEALFEELGK, from the coding sequence ATGAGGAGAAGCCTGTTTCCGGCACTGAGGAAATTTAGAGCCTACCTCAACACCGCAAGCATGGGACTAATGCCCTCAACGGTTCTCCACGAGGTAAACAGACTCATAACGGACGTTCTCGACTTCGAGGGGGACGTAAGTTCCGTCGATTACATGGATCCAACCTTCCTCGAACCGGCCCTCAGAGAGGCGGCGGAGCTGATGAGGGTCCGGAGGGAGAACGTCGGCCTTTCCGTTCAGACGACCGAGGGGCTGAGGAGGATCCTCATCTCCCTGGAACCCAGGAGGGGCCAGAACGTAGTTTCACTGGACACGGAGTTTCCAACCCTGCCCGCGCTCCTGAAGAGCCACTCCAAACGGTTCGGACTTGAGCTGAGGGTCGTGGAGAACAGGGATGGCGTACACCCGCTGGAGGACGTAGAAAAGGCCATAGACGATGACACGTTCGCAGTAGTCCTGAGCAGTGTGAACTGGGTCACGGGCGAGAGGATGAACCTCAAAGAGATTTCAAGAGCCGCCCACGAGCACGGTGCCTATCTGATAGTCGATGCCGTCCAGCACCTCGGCTCACTCCGCCTCTACCCGGAGAAGGAGGGGGTTGATGCCCTAGCGGCCGGCGGTGAGAAGTGGCTCCTGAATCCGGACACAGGGGCGGGAATAATCTACGTCTCCGACGAACTCCTGGAGGAGATGATGCCCCTGACCGGACTCCTCAACAATGAGCCTCCCACGGGGGAGTGGGGCACCTGGTGGGGACTGCCCGAGAAAGACCCCTGGGGGGAGCTGAAACCCGTCAAGGGCGTTAAAAAGCTCGACTTCGGTGGCGGGCCCCCCTACCTGGTAGCTGCCGCCTTCAGAGCTTCGCTGAAGCTGATAAACGAGATCGGGATAGAGGATATAGAGCGGCACAACCTGAAGCTCGCGGAGAGGACAAGGGACGAGGTAATGAGCGCGGGCCTTGAGGTATTCGCCGAGGGCTCAGCGATAGTGACGATAAAAACTGGACTGGAGTACAAGAAGGAGGAAGAGATCCACAGGAAGCTCGCGGATAGAGGGATAGCCGTCAGCCACCGTGGCGTTTTGGGCCACTACGGGATAAGGGTCTCGCCGCACCTCTACAACACCATGGATGACGTTGAGTCCTTCCTTGAGGCTCTGTTTGAGGAGTTGGGAAAATAG
- a CDS encoding asparagine synthetase A: MVNMNALQIVTRKIEPIMEVQTKVIDYMTRYMVGKGFKWMLPVMLSSITDPLWPDPAAEEALRPPEVEVYGSRLRLTHSMILHKQMAVAMGIDRLFILSPNIRLEGREADDGRHAYEFTQLDFEIAGASMDDVMILIEGLISGLFREARSWGLEREVPRVRAPFKRFTLEEIVEEFGSEDEASRLMEEPFWVTDIEREFYDREDPDRPGHFRNYDLYLPEGYGEVSSGGEREWEYEVIVRKMKRAGISLEAFRPYLEVAKAGLLRPSAGAGIGVERLIRYMVGARHIAEVQPFPRIPGVPAVI; the protein is encoded by the coding sequence GTGGTAAATATGAACGCTCTCCAAATTGTTACCAGAAAAATTGAACCGATAATGGAAGTTCAGACGAAAGTCATTGACTATATGACAAGATACATGGTGGGCAAGGGATTCAAGTGGATGCTCCCCGTGATGCTCAGCTCGATAACCGATCCCCTGTGGCCGGATCCGGCGGCGGAGGAGGCGCTGAGACCGCCGGAGGTAGAGGTCTACGGCTCAAGGCTGAGACTGACCCACAGCATGATACTCCACAAGCAGATGGCGGTGGCGATGGGGATAGACAGGCTCTTCATCCTCTCCCCAAACATCAGGCTCGAAGGTAGAGAAGCCGACGACGGCAGGCACGCCTACGAGTTCACCCAGCTCGACTTCGAGATAGCCGGTGCGAGCATGGACGACGTTATGATCCTCATCGAGGGACTCATCAGCGGCCTCTTCAGGGAGGCGAGAAGCTGGGGGCTTGAGCGCGAGGTTCCCAGGGTGAGGGCGCCATTCAAGCGCTTCACGCTGGAGGAGATAGTCGAGGAGTTTGGAAGCGAGGACGAGGCGAGCAGGCTGATGGAGGAGCCATTCTGGGTAACGGACATCGAGAGGGAGTTCTACGACAGGGAAGATCCAGATAGGCCTGGCCACTTCAGGAACTACGACCTCTACCTGCCGGAAGGCTATGGCGAGGTCTCGAGCGGTGGCGAGAGGGAGTGGGAGTACGAGGTGATAGTGCGCAAGATGAAGAGGGCCGGAATAAGCCTCGAAGCCTTCAGGCCCTACCTTGAGGTCGCGAAGGCCGGACTGCTCAGACCCAGCGCCGGGGCGGGAATTGGCGTCGAGAGGCTGATCCGCTACATGGTGGGGGCAAGACACATAGCCGAGGTGCAGCCGTTCCCAAGAATTCCCGGAGTTCCGGCGGTTATCTGA
- a CDS encoding P-loop NTPase family protein: MGVYIFTPEDLVRYGAATEEQLGVLKGAILEKKDILIVGSSRSGKTKLVEALMHFIPDDWKVAVITAYGEFKPFRPNIVVIDTQFDSRSLEMRTSEVIEKIRAINPDYVVIDTVHTIDVARVFQELIDDYAFIVTSLALTDDIKGEVKHWLRLDDETFNKFDVVVELSRDWRTGRKKVNRIYRVKEGALELIV; the protein is encoded by the coding sequence GTGGGAGTCTACATATTCACCCCGGAGGATCTGGTTCGCTACGGGGCAGCAACCGAGGAGCAGCTTGGGGTTCTTAAAGGGGCCATTTTGGAGAAGAAAGACATCCTCATCGTCGGTTCGAGCCGTTCCGGAAAGACGAAGCTCGTGGAGGCTCTGATGCACTTCATTCCGGACGACTGGAAGGTCGCCGTTATCACGGCCTACGGAGAGTTCAAGCCCTTCAGGCCGAACATTGTCGTCATCGACACCCAGTTCGACAGCAGGTCCCTTGAGATGAGGACCTCCGAGGTGATCGAGAAGATAAGGGCCATAAACCCCGATTACGTCGTCATCGACACTGTCCACACGATAGATGTCGCCAGGGTCTTCCAGGAGTTGATAGACGACTACGCCTTCATAGTCACCTCACTCGCGCTCACCGACGACATAAAGGGCGAAGTTAAGCACTGGCTCCGCCTGGACGACGAGACCTTCAACAAGTTCGACGTCGTGGTAGAACTGTCGAGGGACTGGAGAACGGGAAGAAAGAAGGTGAACAGAATCTACAGGGTGAAGGAAGGGGCTCTGGAACTCATCGTTTGA
- a CDS encoding pyridoxal-phosphate-dependent aminotransferase family protein, producing MELRFDMQYEDAYRELYELVKPKYKLFTAGPVACFPEVLAIMSVQMFSHRSAEAKEVHVDTLNRLRAFLEADNGEIILFPSSGTGFMEAAVRNTVPRGGKVLVTVIGAFGKRFADVVNANGREAVILEKEPGYAIKPEELDEALRKNPDVHAVTITYNETSTGVLNPLPELAKVVHEHDKLLFVDAVSAMGGADIRFDEWGIDLVFASSQKAFGVPPGLAVAAVSERVFEIAEKMPERGWYFDLPLYRKFNEKKKGTPSTPPLPQIFGLNVVLRIVEKMGGKKEWLGMYRKRSETIREGVKEMDLGILAEPGYESPTITAVVVPEGMRGVDVYNAMRERGFELAKGYGSVAEKTFRIGNMGYMTFEDIEEMLANLREVIEKLKG from the coding sequence ATGGAGCTGAGGTTTGACATGCAGTACGAGGACGCTTACAGGGAGCTGTACGAGCTCGTCAAGCCGAAGTACAAGCTCTTCACGGCCGGTCCGGTCGCCTGCTTCCCCGAGGTTCTCGCGATAATGAGCGTCCAGATGTTCAGCCACCGTTCGGCCGAGGCAAAGGAGGTTCACGTCGATACCCTCAACAGGCTCAGGGCATTCCTTGAGGCCGACAATGGTGAGATAATCCTCTTCCCCAGCTCGGGAACCGGCTTCATGGAAGCTGCCGTAAGGAACACCGTCCCGCGCGGCGGAAAGGTCCTCGTTACCGTTATCGGAGCCTTCGGAAAGCGCTTCGCTGACGTCGTCAACGCCAACGGAAGGGAAGCGGTCATCCTTGAGAAGGAGCCGGGCTACGCTATCAAGCCGGAGGAACTTGATGAAGCACTCAGAAAGAACCCAGATGTTCATGCGGTTACCATAACCTACAACGAGACCTCAACAGGTGTTCTCAACCCGCTTCCGGAGCTGGCTAAGGTCGTCCATGAGCACGACAAGCTCCTCTTCGTTGATGCAGTCTCTGCCATGGGCGGAGCCGACATAAGGTTCGACGAGTGGGGCATCGACCTCGTCTTCGCGAGCAGCCAGAAAGCCTTCGGCGTTCCACCGGGGCTGGCAGTTGCAGCTGTGAGCGAGCGCGTCTTTGAGATAGCCGAGAAGATGCCCGAGCGCGGCTGGTACTTCGATTTACCCCTCTACAGGAAGTTCAACGAGAAGAAGAAGGGAACGCCCTCAACCCCACCGCTCCCGCAGATCTTCGGCCTCAACGTCGTGCTCAGGATAGTTGAGAAGATGGGCGGCAAGAAGGAGTGGCTCGGCATGTACAGGAAGAGGAGCGAGACCATAAGGGAAGGAGTAAAGGAGATGGACCTTGGAATCCTCGCCGAACCCGGCTACGAGAGCCCGACGATTACCGCCGTCGTTGTTCCCGAAGGCATGAGGGGAGTGGACGTCTACAACGCGATGCGCGAGAGGGGCTTCGAGCTGGCCAAGGGCTACGGAAGCGTAGCGGAGAAGACCTTCAGGATTGGAAACATGGGCTACATGACCTTTGAGGACATTGAGGAGATGCTGGCCAACCTCAGGGAGGTCATAGAAAAGCTTAAAGGATGA
- a CDS encoding MFS transporter, which yields MESKRLAGILLLIISAFTGTIAFRLATPAIAFYTRDILKASMLSVSIVSMSFVLARAFSSVFGGLMLERGKGLVYIGAIAMMGNALAVQLYPITSTWVQVAGIKLLNGFLNGLSWPMAQFVIAVTTPREIRARVTAIYFFFGSIASLLGNYVYAYTINLGLSGQMWISSAFFVLTGLIMVASYVLLYERITPKRKRTPDGERPALDPKGILIIASLMAVIVAFTSGEITYVYVSEALGLDKATTATLIGWAGFLAAMLSYGVSWLADVRSERRTVVLTSLLAAVSPILAAVKTAPTVFLGIFLALFAFQSFRPVSRKVLASYHRSSLAIGGVNGVQNLSTFFGGILFGFAYSLGELHGIVTLNLALLSFLPFSLVLAWEAVKLKGRGK from the coding sequence ATGGAATCAAAAAGGCTGGCCGGTATACTCCTGTTAATCATCTCGGCCTTCACCGGTACGATAGCCTTCCGCCTCGCCACTCCCGCGATAGCCTTCTACACGCGCGATATTCTCAAGGCCTCGATGCTTTCAGTCTCGATAGTTTCTATGTCGTTCGTGCTTGCCAGGGCGTTCTCGTCCGTTTTTGGGGGCCTGATGCTCGAGCGCGGGAAGGGGCTGGTTTACATTGGTGCCATAGCGATGATGGGCAACGCCCTGGCCGTTCAGCTCTATCCCATCACCTCGACATGGGTTCAGGTGGCCGGAATAAAGCTCCTCAACGGCTTCCTGAACGGCCTGAGCTGGCCAATGGCCCAGTTCGTTATAGCGGTGACAACCCCGAGGGAGATAAGGGCGCGAGTTACGGCGATATACTTCTTCTTCGGTAGCATCGCCTCCCTCCTCGGCAACTATGTCTACGCCTACACCATAAACCTCGGTCTTTCGGGGCAGATGTGGATCTCATCGGCTTTCTTTGTCCTCACGGGACTGATAATGGTGGCCAGCTACGTCCTCCTCTATGAGAGGATAACCCCCAAACGGAAGAGAACTCCCGACGGCGAGAGGCCCGCCCTCGACCCCAAGGGGATCCTCATCATAGCCTCGCTGATGGCGGTCATAGTGGCCTTCACTTCCGGCGAGATAACCTACGTTTACGTCTCGGAGGCACTTGGGCTGGACAAGGCCACCACGGCTACCCTGATAGGTTGGGCGGGCTTTCTCGCGGCGATGCTGAGCTACGGCGTTTCGTGGCTCGCTGATGTGAGGAGCGAGAGGAGAACCGTGGTGCTTACCTCACTCTTGGCCGCGGTCTCTCCAATACTGGCTGCCGTAAAGACCGCCCCGACGGTTTTCCTCGGAATCTTCCTGGCGCTCTTCGCCTTCCAGAGCTTCCGCCCGGTTTCGCGGAAGGTGTTGGCTTCCTACCATCGCTCCTCCCTCGCAATAGGAGGCGTAAATGGGGTTCAAAACCTCTCAACTTTCTTTGGAGGGATTCTCTTCGGCTTTGCATACTCTCTTGGGGAGCTTCACGGGATCGTGACCCTGAACCTTGCGCTGCTTAGCTTCCTGCCCTTCTCGCTGGTCCTCGCCTGGGAGGCCGTTAAGCTTAAAGGGAGGGGAAAGTAA
- a CDS encoding 50S ribosomal protein L16, which translates to MGLRPAKIDRDVDKPAYTRREYIRGAPGPKITIFDMGNLSAEFEYEVSLHAEQAMQIRQNALEAIRIQVNRYLQKNVGRSNYHFKIRVFPFQVLRENPMATGRKADRYGNGMRRPFGKPIGLAARVKKDQKILTVWVNENHLKFALGAMHRAKMKLPYSAYYRIYDREGNDITSRVLSTMKR; encoded by the coding sequence ATGGGACTGAGACCAGCCAAGATTGATAGGGATGTTGACAAGCCCGCTTACACGAGAAGGGAGTACATACGCGGTGCCCCGGGTCCGAAGATAACGATCTTCGACATGGGGAACCTCTCGGCCGAGTTCGAGTACGAGGTCAGCCTTCACGCGGAGCAGGCCATGCAGATAAGGCAGAACGCCCTCGAGGCCATCCGTATCCAGGTGAACAGGTACCTCCAGAAGAACGTCGGAAGGAGCAACTACCACTTCAAGATAAGGGTCTTCCCGTTCCAGGTTCTCCGTGAGAACCCGATGGCCACCGGAAGAAAGGCCGACCGTTACGGAAACGGTATGAGGAGGCCCTTCGGAAAGCCGATAGGCCTTGCCGCCCGTGTTAAGAAGGACCAGAAGATCCTCACCGTCTGGGTTAACGAGAACCACCTCAAGTTCGCCCTCGGTGCCATGCACAGGGCCAAGATGAAGCTCCCCTACAGCGCCTACTACAGGATATACGACAGGGAAGGCAACGACATCACCAGCAGGGTTCTCTCGACCATGAAGCGCTGA
- a CDS encoding RNA ligase: MVSSHFMSMLLKIGVPEDRLLVLEGKGGIVEDEFEGIRYVRFRDSAKGFRRGTVVFENGEAVLGFPHIKRVVQLENGIRRVFRNKPFYVEEKVDGYNVRVVKIGDRVLALTRGGFVCPFTTERIGDFINFEFFKDYPNLVLAGEMAGPESPYIVEGPPYVKEDIQFFLFDIQEKGTGKSLPVEERYRLAEEYGIPQVERFGLFDRSRIDDLYDLIERLSREKREGIVMKTPDMKRIAKYVTPYANINDIKIGSHIFFDLPHGYFMGRIKRLAFYLTEKHVKGEEFDEYAKALGKAILRPFVESIHEVAHGGNVEEVFTVRVKNITTAHRMVTHFERLGVKIHIEDIEDLKNGYWRITFKRVYPDATREIRELWNGLAFVD, from the coding sequence ATGGTAAGCTCGCACTTCATGAGCATGCTCCTTAAGATTGGCGTTCCAGAGGACAGGCTTCTTGTTCTCGAGGGCAAGGGCGGAATAGTCGAGGACGAGTTCGAGGGAATAAGGTACGTCCGCTTCCGCGATTCCGCGAAGGGCTTCCGGAGAGGTACTGTTGTTTTCGAAAACGGGGAGGCAGTTCTTGGTTTTCCTCACATAAAGCGCGTCGTCCAGCTTGAGAACGGGATAAGGAGGGTCTTCAGGAACAAACCCTTCTACGTCGAGGAGAAGGTGGACGGCTACAACGTCCGCGTCGTGAAAATCGGGGATAGGGTTCTTGCCCTAACGAGGGGAGGCTTCGTCTGCCCCTTCACTACCGAGAGGATTGGGGACTTCATCAACTTCGAGTTCTTCAAGGACTACCCCAACCTCGTCCTCGCCGGCGAGATGGCCGGGCCGGAGAGTCCCTACATCGTCGAGGGGCCGCCCTACGTTAAGGAGGACATTCAGTTCTTCCTCTTCGACATCCAGGAGAAGGGGACGGGGAAGAGCCTGCCGGTGGAGGAGCGGTACAGACTGGCAGAAGAGTACGGAATCCCGCAGGTGGAGCGCTTCGGACTCTTCGACCGCTCGAGGATCGATGACCTCTACGACCTCATCGAGAGGCTCAGCAGGGAGAAGAGGGAAGGCATCGTCATGAAGACCCCCGACATGAAGAGGATAGCCAAGTACGTGACTCCCTACGCCAACATCAACGACATAAAGATCGGCTCCCACATCTTCTTCGACCTTCCTCACGGCTACTTCATGGGGAGGATAAAGAGGCTCGCCTTCTACCTCACCGAAAAGCACGTCAAGGGGGAGGAGTTCGATGAGTACGCTAAAGCTCTCGGAAAGGCCATCCTGCGGCCCTTCGTCGAGAGCATCCACGAGGTCGCCCACGGAGGGAATGTGGAGGAAGTTTTCACCGTCCGCGTCAAGAACATAACAACCGCCCACCGGATGGTCACCCACTTCGAGAGACTCGGCGTTAAGATTCACATCGAGGATATTGAGGACCTGAAGAACGGCTACTGGAGGATAACCTTCAAGCGAGTCTATCCAGATGCGACGAGGGAAATCAGGGAGCTGTGGAACGGGCTGGCGTTCGTTGACTAA
- a CDS encoding ATP-binding protein encodes MIRKFVDRKRELEILEELYNRGANLIVVYGRRRVGKTTLLRKFLKDKRGIYFLCSQRGYEKDLERFSEAVSEFLGMPVKFDSFEDAFRFLAKHGKLVVVIDEFPYLIEAYRPIVSVFQEIVDLIIKDSQVTLILSGSSVGMMERKVLSYKAPLYGRARGIMKLKPFRFFDMMEWYGRDFEKLVRLYGVTWGVPRYMELLNDGSDKEIIANFFEPTAFLFNEARLLLMEELRNPTTYAQIIEAIALGKTRLTEIAQYAMMEAKDLPAYLRVLQELGIVKREVPVTKKVSKRGIYTIEDEYFRFYYRFVSPHYEDIEGLNPEPAIEDFRKNFNTYLGTTFEKVAKEFLIMLSGKGYLPSRYHRFGRWWHKGEEIDLIALNERERKALFVEVKWKELSEREARGILRDLKRKAELVGLDSWEHYYGIVAKDVGGKEGLREEGFLVFDLGDFPHYR; translated from the coding sequence ATGATCCGTAAATTTGTGGACAGAAAACGGGAGCTTGAGATCCTGGAGGAGCTCTACAACAGAGGGGCAAATTTGATCGTAGTGTACGGGCGGAGGAGAGTTGGAAAAACGACACTTCTGAGAAAGTTTCTTAAGGACAAGAGGGGGATTTACTTTCTCTGCTCCCAGAGGGGGTATGAAAAAGACCTCGAACGGTTCTCTGAGGCGGTAAGCGAGTTCCTTGGCATGCCGGTGAAGTTCGATAGCTTTGAAGATGCGTTTAGGTTCCTTGCAAAGCATGGAAAGCTCGTGGTGGTAATCGATGAGTTTCCCTACCTCATAGAGGCCTACAGGCCCATAGTTTCGGTGTTCCAAGAGATAGTCGATCTCATAATCAAGGACTCCCAGGTCACTCTAATCCTCTCGGGCTCAAGTGTGGGGATGATGGAGCGGAAGGTTCTAAGCTATAAGGCTCCTCTCTACGGCAGGGCCAGGGGTATAATGAAGCTGAAGCCCTTCCGGTTCTTCGACATGATGGAGTGGTACGGAAGGGATTTTGAGAAGCTCGTCCGCCTCTACGGCGTTACCTGGGGGGTTCCGAGGTACATGGAACTCTTAAATGACGGAAGCGACAAAGAGATAATCGCAAACTTCTTTGAGCCAACGGCATTCCTCTTTAACGAGGCGAGGCTTCTGCTGATGGAAGAGCTTAGAAACCCGACGACCTACGCCCAGATCATTGAGGCCATAGCCCTGGGGAAGACGAGGCTCACCGAGATCGCCCAGTATGCCATGATGGAGGCGAAGGATCTTCCAGCTTACCTCAGGGTTCTCCAGGAGCTTGGAATAGTCAAGCGCGAGGTTCCAGTCACCAAAAAGGTCTCAAAGAGGGGGATATACACAATCGAGGACGAGTACTTCCGCTTCTACTACCGCTTTGTCAGCCCGCACTACGAGGACATAGAGGGCCTCAACCCCGAGCCTGCCATAGAGGACTTCAGGAAGAACTTCAACACATATCTGGGGACTACATTCGAAAAGGTCGCGAAGGAGTTCCTGATAATGCTCTCTGGCAAAGGGTATCTTCCCAGCAGGTATCATCGCTTCGGCCGCTGGTGGCACAAGGGCGAGGAAATTGATCTTATTGCTCTCAACGAGCGGGAGAGGAAGGCGTTGTTCGTCGAGGTGAAGTGGAAGGAACTGAGCGAGAGGGAGGCGAGGGGGATTTTGAGGGACTTGAAGAGGAAGGCGGAGCTTGTTGGGCTGGATAGTTGGGAGCACTACTATGGAATCGTGGCAAAAGATGTGGGGGGAAAGGAAGGACTGAGAGAGGAGGGCTTTTTGGTTTTTGACCTAGGGGACTTCCCCCACTACCGTTAA
- a CDS encoding AAA family ATPase — MLFSPYPKTKREELFDRDRELKEFEEAIGRGERLILLLGLRRLGKSSLLNVALNDLPNPSIKIDVRQTYSEFSSASRYVIGKKLLSAMSGRRKIMEEAKAFLERVRGISVSGLKVEISSREFSITELLEALNEYGEKAGRVVIAFDEAQYLRFGGATRYDGILAYAVDNLENLTFVLTGSEVGLLFDFLKFNDPEAPLFGRYHHDIILERFSPELSEEFLRRGFEEAGVKAREREIEEAVGELDGIVGWLALYGYIRTTRKLGHREAIDEVMREAKSVVGSELSKLFSYSPRYRLILKGIALGHSRWKDIRDYLVLKTGYINDSNFSSLLENLVKSGYVEKKEGRYSISDPVLARVFREL; from the coding sequence ATGCTGTTCTCACCTTACCCGAAGACGAAGAGAGAAGAGCTTTTTGACAGGGATAGAGAGCTTAAGGAGTTTGAGGAGGCGATAGGAAGGGGAGAGAGGTTGATTCTCCTCCTCGGCCTCAGAAGGCTCGGCAAAAGCTCCCTCCTGAACGTCGCCCTCAACGACCTCCCCAACCCCTCGATAAAGATAGACGTGAGGCAGACGTACTCGGAGTTCTCCTCGGCCAGCAGGTACGTGATTGGTAAAAAGCTCCTCTCGGCCATGAGCGGAAGGCGGAAAATAATGGAGGAAGCTAAAGCCTTCCTCGAACGGGTGAGGGGAATAAGCGTTTCCGGGCTTAAGGTTGAGATAAGCTCGAGGGAATTCTCGATAACGGAACTCCTTGAGGCTCTGAACGAGTACGGCGAGAAGGCTGGGAGAGTTGTTATAGCCTTCGACGAGGCTCAGTACCTCCGCTTTGGTGGGGCAACGAGGTACGACGGGATTTTGGCTTACGCTGTTGACAACCTCGAAAACCTGACCTTCGTCCTAACCGGCTCAGAGGTTGGCCTGCTCTTCGACTTCCTGAAGTTTAATGATCCAGAGGCTCCACTCTTCGGCCGCTACCACCACGACATAATTCTTGAACGCTTTAGCCCGGAGCTGAGCGAGGAGTTTCTGAGGAGAGGTTTTGAGGAGGCTGGGGTGAAGGCTAGGGAGCGGGAGATAGAGGAGGCCGTTGGCGAGCTTGACGGAATAGTCGGCTGGCTGGCCTTGTATGGTTACATAAGAACCACGAGAAAGCTGGGGCACAGGGAGGCCATTGATGAGGTGATGAGGGAAGCCAAGTCTGTGGTAGGGAGCGAGCTCTCAAAGTTGTTCTCCTATAGCCCGCGCTACAGGCTGATACTTAAGGGAATAGCCCTCGGCCATTCGAGGTGGAAGGACATCAGGGATTACCTCGTCCTCAAGACGGGCTACATCAACGACTCCAACTTCTCCTCGCTCCTTGAGAACCTCGTCAAGTCGGGCTACGTGGAAAAGAAGGAGGGGAGGTACTCGATATCTGACCCGGTGCTCGCGAGAGTCTTCAGGGAGCTTTAA
- a CDS encoding putative RNA uridine N3 methyltransferase, giving the protein MAWHVFIPDSLLEETDDPKIRTHKVGQIARACAIFGVEHVWIYKAGGRDGRFIKTILEYAETPQYLRKRLFPLMPELKYVGVIPPLRTPHHKLKGKPKVGEIREGFAFRKGRRVYADIGLDDLAMVEGDIEGRATFRIVSVRPLRVIPAKPEEYWGYRVHLTRKSLAKTLKKARLDLSIATSRKGRDIRDVKLPPLEGEVGLVFGSPRKGVIELLGEEDYNFDLILNTIPNQRTATVRTEEALLATLAVFNLIRRD; this is encoded by the coding sequence ATGGCCTGGCACGTCTTCATTCCAGATTCGCTCCTCGAAGAGACCGACGACCCGAAGATCAGGACGCACAAAGTCGGACAGATAGCCAGGGCCTGCGCAATCTTCGGCGTCGAGCACGTCTGGATCTACAAAGCTGGCGGCAGGGACGGAAGGTTCATCAAAACGATCCTCGAGTACGCGGAAACGCCCCAGTACCTCAGGAAGAGGCTGTTTCCGCTCATGCCCGAACTCAAGTACGTCGGCGTCATCCCGCCGCTGAGAACCCCCCACCACAAGCTCAAAGGAAAGCCGAAAGTTGGAGAAATCCGCGAGGGCTTCGCCTTCAGGAAGGGACGCAGGGTTTACGCGGACATCGGCCTCGACGACCTCGCTATGGTGGAGGGGGACATCGAAGGGCGTGCAACGTTCAGGATCGTCTCGGTAAGGCCGCTCAGAGTGATACCAGCGAAGCCAGAGGAATACTGGGGATACAGGGTTCACCTCACGAGGAAGTCACTGGCGAAAACACTTAAAAAGGCCAGGCTGGATTTGAGCATCGCGACCTCTAGGAAGGGTCGCGACATAAGAGATGTGAAGCTTCCCCCGCTGGAGGGGGAGGTCGGATTGGTCTTCGGCTCACCGAGGAAGGGCGTGATCGAGCTCCTCGGCGAGGAGGATTATAACTTTGATCTAATCCTCAACACCATTCCAAATCAGCGGACTGCCACAGTCCGCACCGAGGAGGCTTTGCTAGCCACACTCGCGGTGTTTAATCTCATAAGGAGGGATTGA